TATGCTTACGACAAGAGTCGTATTCGCTTCGTTCGAGAGCACTGAAACGCGATCATGGCACGCAAGAAACCGACGGAACGTCTGGCGGCAGGAGAGATTAACATCCTGCGCCTGTTGTGGGATTTAGGGGCGAGCACGCTTTCGGCCGCTCATGCCGAGATGGTCCGCCGCGGCGAGCAAGTGGGGTACACCACGGTGCAAACGCGGCTGGAACGACTGGTGGCGAAGAACGTCGTCACCAAGACCAGCGATCGCCCGGCGAAGTACCAGGCGGCCATTGCCCCCGACGATGTCAGCGGCCCGCTCCTCGACTTGCTGCTGGAACGCGTGAGTGGCGCGGTCCCCCTCTTCGCCCAGCTGATTCAAGATCCGGCGCTGACCAGTGCCGACCTGGCCGAGATGAAGCGGCTGATTGCCGAGGCCGAACGAAACCGCGAACCGGAAGCACCAAAGCCGGAGAAAAAGCGATGAGTTCTCTGCCGGACCCGAGCTTGATTGCAGATGCATTGTTACCGCTGATCGCCCGCGCCGCAGTCGCCATGTTGCTGACGATGCTCGTCGTGCGCGGACTGTTGTGGCTGCTGGCCATTCGCTCGCCTCACCTTCATCGCTGGTCCAGCCTGTTAGTACTGGCGCAAGGTTGGCTCATTGCCCCGCTGGTGATTTCGATTCCCTGGTACGATCCGCCGACCACAACTACCGCACCCGTGACAGCAGCAGCGAACATTGAACTGCCCCCGGTTGATGCCACTCCCCGCACCGAACAACAGACAGCCGCAATTGACAATTCACTTCATCGTCACGAGCCAGTGGCAACCGCTCCGGCGCTCGATCTGGCCGAGCTGCTGCCCTTCATTCGTCGGTCTTTAGCCACTATTTGGCTCTGTGGCGTGAGTGGTCTGCTGCTATTGGCCGTTGCCCTGTACGGCCGGCATTGCCGGCAAGCGGCTTATCATCACAGGCTCGATTCCACCACTGCCGCCCAGTGGCAAGCGCTGTTGCAACAAACCCAAGGCCCGCCGCAGTTGCCGCTGCGCCTGACAACCGCGATCGGTCCGCTACTTTGCTTGCTCCCCCGCGGTTACGAAGTGTGGGTGCCACAGCGGTTCTGGCTCGCTTGCACGACGGCCGAGCAAGCAGCGATTGTGCGGCACGAACTTTCGCACTATCGCCGAGGCGATCTCTGGAAGAGTTGGCTGGTATATGCCCTGGCCCTGCCGCAGTGGTTCAATCCGGCTGCCTGGTGGGCTGTGCGAAATTTTCTGCAGGCTGGCGAATGGCTTTGCGATCTGGAAGCCGCTGGCTCACCCCCGCAACGGGCCGAGTATCTGCAGGCCTTGTTGCGGCTGGTCGAACTTCAACCCCCGAGAACCACAGTGGCTGGGCAATGCGCGCACGCTCATCCTCTGCTTGTTCGTGTGCGTCGATTGTTGTCCCCTTCTCTTTGTCAGGACTCGTCAATGAACAAGGTTATTATCTGCGGTGCGCTGCTCGTGGCAGCTGTCGTGCCGCTCGTCCGTTTGGAATTCGTCGCGCGGGCCGCGGAGCCGCCAGCCGCGCTCGTGGCAGTGAAGGACCGCATGCAAACGATGGAC
Above is a window of Anatilimnocola aggregata DNA encoding:
- a CDS encoding BlaI/MecI/CopY family transcriptional regulator, whose protein sequence is MARKKPTERLAAGEINILRLLWDLGASTLSAAHAEMVRRGEQVGYTTVQTRLERLVAKNVVTKTSDRPAKYQAAIAPDDVSGPLLDLLLERVSGAVPLFAQLIQDPALTSADLAEMKRLIAEAERNREPEAPKPEKKR
- a CDS encoding M56 family metallopeptidase, which gives rise to MSSLPDPSLIADALLPLIARAAVAMLLTMLVVRGLLWLLAIRSPHLHRWSSLLVLAQGWLIAPLVISIPWYDPPTTTTAPVTAAANIELPPVDATPRTEQQTAAIDNSLHRHEPVATAPALDLAELLPFIRRSLATIWLCGVSGLLLLAVALYGRHCRQAAYHHRLDSTTAAQWQALLQQTQGPPQLPLRLTTAIGPLLCLLPRGYEVWVPQRFWLACTTAEQAAIVRHELSHYRRGDLWKSWLVYALALPQWFNPAAWWAVRNFLQAGEWLCDLEAAGSPPQRAEYLQALLRLVELQPPRTTVAGQCAHAHPLLVRVRRLLSPSLCQDSSMNKVIICGALLVAAVVPLVRLEFVARAAEPPAALVAVKDRMQTMDGQLAKVKEAVEALKERGSEIKTSIDSKVSDLKKLAENKDQLSEELKAKAQVFMTGDEQAQLGIVKEIDKLASQDEQVLALGRMAKDSPHETVRRAALLAALAKGEAGYPAVALAFEALNSKDRGFLAQELNKQTSTDKLLMFVAMMKNADDELTQTLLGLELPTSQRLIFLGALADSRKDDEKFAAQVMELADKTTGDGGLLILYAAAKVGSGKVVAEAVKLAVKRKQDAWPVLAAAYKKEDKESRAAVVRAAKELGGEGGDFLVKTALEESNEELRTAAEEAVK